The Arvicola amphibius chromosome 6, mArvAmp1.2, whole genome shotgun sequence DNA window tgttcgaggccagcctggtctacagagcgagttctaggacagccatggctgctacacggagaaaccttgtctcaaacctcGTTCTCCCTGCAAAAGGGGCAAGTTTCTGGTAACAAGTGCCTGCCACTGCAACTTCCACTTTGCTTCCTGGCATTAGTATAAAATGAGCCGGCTCCTTACCGGCATTTCACCCAATCAGGCAGGGTGTTGGCTCTCTTCACCTATGAGAAAACAACGCACTTGGTGGACAAGATGCGCTTTATTCAAAGGGCCAGAGATCTGAGAACACTGAGGGTTATAATCCTTAAAAAACTGATTTAACACTCCATGTCAAGCTGCCATGAAAAAGCTTTACAGGGAATGAAACAGTTATTTTTAAGTGCTCAAGCAGCTTGCGCTTCCCGAAATACTGTATCTGGCTACTATTGAACGGTTTTAAATCTGCACTCCTTCAGCGAACCACCACCAACAAACCGCTATTAGTAATACACGCGTGCAGTACAACTCAGAACAAACCACTAGGGCATGCTGCAGGTTCTTTCTATAGTGTAACACAAAGTTCTCCTCTACGAGGACATTTAAGCTAGGCATGCAGCATGATtgcaaatgagaagagaaagggcACGGAAGTGCCTGGGAAAACCTGGCAGAAGTACTGGAAAGAACAATCACCAGCACCTACCACAAAATCCCAGGGCTAAGCTCCCGGAAAGCGTCGCACCCGCAATTACGTATCCTAGGAGGACAGACGCTTAAGACTGGCAGCAAGCGCCGGCCGCTGCAACCTCCATTTTGCTTCCTGGCAGAGAATAACACGGACCTGTATCTCCCTGGCATTTCACCCATCAGGAGAGCGTAGGTCTCTTCAAGAGCTTAGAGATCACCCGAGAGGTAAGCTGGTGGTGAGGAACCAGAGCACTGCCAACCTAAGTCGCGAGAAACCTTGAACCCGGGATGCCCTCACCCAACATGGCGGCTGAGAGGCCATCGGCGCATGCTCACGCCTCAGTTCCCGCCCCCATGGGCGGGACTACAGTGGGAGTGGGTCCGAACTCCGTGGCCCTTCCCTAAGTCCTACTGGCCTTTGGCGTCTCCGTGCCCCATCCCGTGGAGAAAGCATGGAGCCCGGGACCGTGTCCACAGACGGCGGGGACAGGCCAGCGGGCCCCTCGGGGATGTCCGCTTCTCAGCGTCGAGCGGAGCTTCGGAGGAGAAAGCTGCTCATGAACTCTGAGCAGCGCATCAACCGCATCATGGGCTTTCACAGGCCCGGGAGCGGCGCGGGTGAGAGCCTCGGTTTCCCGTCTCCCGCTCACCCTTTTGAATCTTCAAGATCCTTCTGCCCCCTCCGGCCCGCAAACCTTTTGACCTAAAAATACACTCTGTAGTACTCTGTCCCCGCCCTCTAGGTGACGAACCGTTTTATGTTGTCACTTAACCCCAGGACGTTCCTTACTGCTTCCTATTTTCTTGGATCCTTGCCCTGAGTTTGTGTCTCCATCCTGGTTACAGAGCCCCCGTTCCTGATTTTCCGAGTCCAGTTATCCGAGACACTGCTCTTTTGCCTTATTCCTCGCCTTTCTTGAAGGCTACATCTTTTATCCCCATACTTCCAATCCCATTGCGCCCATATACcccaaatgcttttcttttcagttccttCCCTGACGCCTACCTTTTGCCTTTTGCATTGTAACTCTTGTCCGCCCACATCAGTTTGTCGTTGCTCAACCGTTGGCTGGTACACCCTTTGTGGATATGGGTCCCTATGGTCATGTCTTGGTGGCTATGCTCAGTGCCTTCAACACTGTCACCTACAGAACTTCTAGGAGAGGGGACTGTGTATGTGGGGACGTTCTTTATAGGCCTTTTCTAAAGAGGTGATGGCCCCACTGAGATTTTCTTTCACTAGCTGAGGTTACATCACTTATTTCAATAACTGCATTTGCCCTAAAGGAAACTCCATCATTCGTGCAAAGTTGTGTCCAGTGTATGGTTTTCTGATGAACAAGTTCCTACTTGAGCATTGCCTTTAGAAATTGGCTCTTTAGTCATTGGTTGCAAGCTTGGTAGAACTCTTGGGGTTCCTATGAGGTGTTGGTGATGAAGTTCTGCACTTCTGGATGATACACGTGAGAAGCATGGGTATCATTTTCACATCGTTCAAAACAGTACAGGAAACGTTTTCCGTAGTGATCAATCTGAAGATGTTCTTTACGTatttgtgtttatctttctcagggttctttctttctttccttctttctttctttctttttggtttttcgagacagggtttctctgtagcctcaGGGTGCTTTCTTATTCTATTCTCTTGCTTTGCAGACTTTATCATTTTTAgagttctttctttaaagaccaGAACAGCCATCCTAAAAGTGCCTGCTCACGGCTGCCCAAGGATGGCAGCCGTGGGCATGCCACACCCTGTGCAGTCTGGACTCAGACATGTAACTGTAAAATAGAAGCCATAAGAAACTTTagtgattttgtatttttatccaTACCAGTTAGTGCAAGAAATTTAGTCATATCTCTGGGATATTTTATCTGTGAAAGAGTCAGTCTTTACCCCTTGCCCTATCCCTTACtgtctttgcttgtttgcttagCAGTTGTATTTTCTGTCCATGGAGTTGGAATGCTTTTCCCACCAGAATCTCCTTTTAGGGTGGTATATTTTAAAGGTGAAGAAGGAAGAGCTGGTTTTATTTTCTGCAGAGTCAGTATTTATTTTGATAGAGACAAAGTTGTAGCAGCACATTTTTGAGTATTAATGTTTAAGATGTTTGTAAGTATTGTAATGTAcaaggctttaattttttttttcctcagaagaagaaaatcaaacaaaatcaaagTCCCAGGACAGTGACAAAGTGAACTCCCTCAGTGTTCCTTCAGTTTCAAAGAGGGTAGTGCTTGGCGATTCAGTCAGTGGCGGAACGACTGACCAGCCCAGTGGTGTGGCAGATGTTAAGGGTACCCATCTGGGAGACAAACTGGACTCATTCATTCAACCACCAGAGTGCAGTAGTAACGATGGCGTGGAGCTCCGCCAGCGGAGCAGAGGTGACCCCACGGCAGGCACAGCCCAGAGGGCTTCTCACCACGGCCTCGAACAGTACCTTTCCAGGTTTGAGGAAGCCATGAAACTGCGCAAACAGCTCATCAGTGAGAAGCCCAGCCAGGAGGACGGAAGCGCTGCAGAGGAATTTGACTCTTTTCGAATATTCAGATTGGTGGGGTGTGCTCTTCTTGCTCTTGGTGTCAGAGCTTTCGTTTGCAAATATTTGGTAAGCGCTGCAGGGTACTACCTGGGAAATGCAAGCTGAGTTATAAAAATGGGATTTCTTGCCAGCATCAACAGACCTATAGGGCTATTGGAAAGTGTATTATAGATCCTGTTTTTAGTCTAGTTACAGAATGGGAGCCCATTAGTAGTAACCGGGTGGGTACCtttaagtgcttttcttttttttttttttttttttttttttttttttttttttttttttggtttttcgagacagggtttctctgtagctttagagcctgtcctggagctagctcttgtagaccaggctggtctcgaactcacagagatccgcctgcctctgcctcccgagtgctgggattaaaggcgtgcgccaccaccgcccggctttaagtGCTTTTCTAGCATGTGTTCATTTCCGTTCCATCTGGATGCACTATTTGTTGTCAGAGCCCACGAAGGAATGGAGACTCAGACTAAGTCAtttatccaaggtcacacagccactAACAGGCGGAGTGAGACCAAGGAAGTTTCATCCCAGAACCAAAAGTCCAGAGGACCATATGTGGTGTATATTAGCTAGTAATTTTCCAAGTAGTTTGAGACATTAAGATAGCCTTCTTGTGGGCCTCTCTGTAGGTAATTGTCTACAGTACAGAGGGGGTTTCAGTGAAAGTGGAAGCTTCATAATGACAGCCCACTGTGGGGTAAGGAACAGTGCAGAAGGCTCAGCCATAGTTCAGTGTCGTGATTGAAATTTCTTTCAGAagattaattatttttgtgttttacctctgtgtgtgtatgtgcaccacatgcatgtttaGTGCCCCCTCAAGCCAGAAAAGAgagtcagattctctggaactggaatcccaggcagttgtgagccaccatgtgggggctgggaactgaatttaccCCACccagccactgctccagcctccCAGTGCCTTGATTTGAAGCAGGTCCATTCATAAGATGTTTTGAGAATTCTTACTATGTACCAGGTTCATACATGCAATTTTCAGATTACTAAGATCTACATCATTAGGCAAACCAGGTTTTAAGCTCTGGTTTTATGCggctagacatggtggtgcacacctttaatcctggtattagggaggcagaggcaggtggatctcttgagttcgaggccagcctattctTCAAAGTGATTTCTgcggcagccagagctacacattgaaactctgtcttgaaaaccaaaaaaccaaaaattaaaaaaacaaacagaaaaccgcTTTTATGcgaatattttcttaaatgtaaTCTGTTCAACAGATTTGATTGTCTTCCCCTGACAATAAATTGTCACCAAAGCAGAGGTCAGCGGTGCCTTTAGCGCACAGTGAACCAAGAGCTGCCCTTTTTATCTGAGGGTTCTGTGTTGTCATGCATTAAAACTATGCCTctctaggtggtggtggtacacaccttaatcccagcactctggaggcagagacaggaggagctctctgggttcgaggccagcctgttctatagagcgagttacaggacaggaTCGAAAGCTGCACAGGGAatccttgtctcgaaaaacaaacaaacaaacaaacaacaacaaaaccaacaaaaaaagctatgcctcttttttaaaaaaatagatttatttattttatttgtatgagtgctttgcctaaatgtgtgtatgcatgtatactttTTGTATACTGCGTACCTgcagagtcagaagagggtgacagagctcctagaaccagagttacaggtgtttgtgagtcaccacgtggggcctgggaattgaacctgggtcctctacaagagcagtaagtgctctttcCAGCCCATAccttgtttggatttttgttgctttggttttatgGTTATCTTCACTACCAGCTATTCAATTGCTTGTTTCTTGCCATACAATGGTGTTTGTTCTTTTGCCCCCTTCATAACATTTTACATCttagaaatacataaattaaattaagtaccattttggttgttttgttttgttttgttgaagatGTCATACTGACAAACTGTTTAAGATGTcaaccagcactcgggaggcagaggcaggcagatctctgagttcgaggccagcttggtctgtagagtgagttctctgtatagccaggactatacagagaaatcctgtctcaaaaaacaaaacaaaacaaaacaaaaacaaacaaagaacaacaacaacaaaaaagaatagccTGCCATTTGCGAAGCAAGCTGTTTGTGTGAGCATGGATCACTTCTGCCCCAATTTTGAGGGATATGTGGCTTCTACTTTGAGtactgggctttttgttttgttttgtttttttgagacagggtttctctgtgtagcccttgatGTTTTTGGAACTGGTTCTGTGGACCAGGATGACTTGGAATtcacaaaggtctgcctgcctgcctggtgagtgctgggattaaagacatgtgccaccacctcctggacTTTTAATGCATGCTTTTAGCTGTTTGTTAACTTTGCTTGGTGAGGGAGAAGTCACTGCAGTTTTAATTCTCTAAGTTTGGGCTGGGTACGGTAGTGCAGCCTTTAATGCCATCACTATGGGCTGGGTATGGGAGTGCAGCCTTTAGTGTTAGCACTCTGAAATCTGAGGCAGTaaaattgtgagttcaaggctagcttctacaaagtgagactctacATAGTGAGCcgtctcataaaaagaaaaggctaGAGAACATATTCAGGGAGGAGGAGCACCAAGAGAATCTCGTGACTTGGATGTGTTTTATGGTTAGAGACTAAGATTCTGTTTCTCTTACTCTCCTACAGAAACAACAACGCTTTCATCCGCtgcattaaatattttcctgtaaTGTTTTGCTTGGAATCTATAGCTTTTGTTAAGTTGACTTATTATATCAATGATTTTATTGgaaatacttaattttattttctcttttcacagTCTATATTCGCTCCATTTCTTACTTTGCAACTTGCGTACATGGGACTATACAAATATTTTCCCAAGGTAAATTTAAATCTCAATTATGATGTATTTAGGTTGACTTGTGACTAAGTAATTGTTAacaatttatttgtgtgtgcgtgcatgtgtgtgcatgtgagtgtgttgACTTGTGACTGTTAACAATCTAACTTATTTGTGTGTACGTgcactgtgtgtatgtttgttggCTTGTGACTAATTGTTAACaatctatttgtgtgtgcatgctctcgTGTGCATGTGCTTTCAtgacagtcagaggacagctttcaggagttggttttctcctgccttagcttccagggatcaaactcagtttccAAGCTTGCAAGCAAGCCATTCTACCGCTGGGCTATCTGGATGGCTCATGACTAAAgggctgctgggcagtggtggcgcacgcctttaatcccagcacttgggaggcagaggcaggcagatctgtgtgagttcgaggccagcctcgaactggtctacaaagtgagttccaggacagccaagactacatagggaaatcctgtctcgggggaaaaaagAAGTTGAGGgctgtgaagatggctcagtggttaagaacacataacACTTCAGAGGACTCAGCTttgcttcctagcacccacactgggtggttcacaattgcctgtaattccactGTGGGTTCCTTCactcatgcacagacacagacacatatacataattaaaaaataaaaatagtgtttaattttttttaattgaaaaaaattctaaaaaacaaatagaacttCAAGGAAGCATTAGTTACACTCGATCTGAGTCAGTGCTACAGGGTTAGGACCAGCAAGATGGTGCAGCAGGTAGAGATGATTCTCATCAAGCTGTCTTGAGTTGGATGGCTAGGATTCACGtggaggaacagagaaaggcaTCTATGTATAGTGGTATAGCATTTGTGTTtcaataagtaaagcttgcctgacgatcagagtgcaaagctaactACCTAATCAACCAtacaggctgtggtggcacacacctttaatctcagcagccaccctggttagtcatagaggccgagcaatggtggtgcacacctttaatcctagcactagagagggatATAAAGCGGGATGAGACAAgaacttgctctcttttcagtctgaagatttcgtagaggtaagaactctctattggctggctgctttgcttttctgatcttcagttggaaccccaatatctgtctttgggtttttaattGTTCATGCTACATCTATGCATGATGCCTtccacacccatacacaaataATCAGTCAGCCAATCAGTGTAATGAACACATTCAAAGTGGCTTAACCGATTTTCATATTCTTTAGCAAATTTAATTATTCTGTTGGTAAGAAAGTCAACGAATTTGACTATTTTACTGTGCCCCTTTTTGGACTCATGATAGCAAGTCACTTTAATGTTGAGAATGAGAAATATTTGACAACAACTACAGAGGGAAATGATTCTGCGAGCTGATGTTTTCCTAGTCTGCTTGACCGCAGATGGATACATCATCTCCCTGAGCTTGGCTTTTGGCTTGTCTGACGTCAGAGATAAACTTCCTTGTAGGTCAGGCGGATGCTTGCAGGTAATCTTATCATTCAGAAGGTACAGTCAGAGGAgcatgagtttgagactagcttgggctacacagtgaggccctgtctcaaataagtaaaaataatgttatttgtGTATCAGATTTTTGTTATGTGGTTCAGAGCAGCCTAGAActctgttctcctgcctcagcttcctgggagtACAGGCAGAGGCTACCGTACCCAGCATATGATCAAAATTTGTGTCAAATTCTTGGGCAAAAAATGACGGTTTGGCTGTTTGCTTagtcatatctatatctatgGCTTTATGTGGATGGGGGCTTAACACAGGCAAGGCAAATGTTTTTGTATGTGGAGCTACCTCACAGGAGGAGGTTTTGGAAAAAAAGACAgatctggctggagagatgactcagtggttaagagcactagcttctcttccagaggccctgagttcaattcccagcacccacatggcagctcacaattgtctataggATCTGATGTGCATTTATATATGCAGAcaagtatacataaaataaataaatctttatttgctGCCAGGcaaataaagtcttaaaaaaaaaaagagctgggcagagcatgctttaattccagcacttgggaggcagaggcaggcaaatctctcagttcgaggccagcctggtctacagagtgagttccaggacagccagggctaaagagagaaaccttgtctcaaaaaataaagatggggggctggagagatggctcagaggttaagagcattgcctgctcttctaaaggtcctgagttcaattcccacaaccacatggtggctcacaaccatctgtaatggggtctggtgccctcttctggcctgcaggcatacacacagacagaatattgtatacataataaataaataaatataaaaaaaataaaaatggggggaggaggggtcGAGTATGTTTTAATTGAGACAGCAACGCGATAGCTGAGGAGACCTGCGTAGCTGTTTCTTCAAGGACAACAAGAGACCGCCTGTAAAACTCACTTTTGagtcagtgtttctttttttttttttttttttttttttttggtttttcgagacagggtttctctgtagctttggagcctgtcctggagctagctcttgtagaccagactggtttcgaactcacagagatccgcctgcctctgcctcccgagtgctgggattaaaggcatgcaccaccactgcccggccctgaGTCAGTATTTCTTGCTCAGGACTTTTAGGTGGGAAAATATGGTTCACAGATAacattttgattgtgtgtgtgtgtgtgtacgtgtgcatgtgtgtatacatgtgtatgtgtgtgtgctggggtttgGACCCAGCACCTTGCTAAGCATGCCctccacttcttttctttttctttttttttcttttttctttttttttttctttttttggtttttcaagacagggtttctctgtgtatcagccctaGCTCCCctagacctagctcttgtagaccaggctggcctcaaactcacagagatctgcctgcctctctctcccaagtgctgagattaaagacatgcactaccactgaCTGGCAACCACATAGCTTTTCATGTCTTTAAAATTGGTGAATTATGAGTGGCTATCTAATGGTACTAAatgtctcctctggcctctgtgggtaccaggcattcATGAAGCCGTGGGTTTGAGCGTCATCACCACCACAtgttccaggcatggtggcacatgactctgcttcctgccattGAGAGGTGGAAGTAGAGGGTCAGTAAAGTCTTAGATGTATAGccagcttgaggccagtctgggatcaTGGCACTGTGCCtcaaaagactattttaaaatgagaCCAGAAAGTTAAGAAATAAATGTTCTCTCTCCCTTTAGAAGGGTTCTGAACTGTCCAGTGACATCCATCACAAGAGTGACCAGTGTCTGCTGTGTACAGCAGTCAGGGGCCTCTGGGCTATCCCTGTGGTTTTGTTTGGAATGACACACCTAGCGTTCTTCTGCTTCTGGCTTTTGTTGTCCTGAGACTCAACTTACGGTAGTTTTCTCCCCTGCCTCTGATATGATCCTGCCCGTCCACGAAGGCTGGGTTCCTCCCTCCCCTGAAATCTTCCTTTGACCTCATTGCATGTGGCAGTGTGCTGGCTGTCAGGGCTTCCAGAGCCCTTGCTGTGCTCTGCTTACAAAGACCCCAGAGCAGCCTCTGTGCCACTGACTCCTATCACACATCAGTTCATCCACGGGTCGGTGTTTATAGGCTCTAGTAATACTTTCCTTGTTTCTTACCTTGTGTTATTATATGTCTCTAAAGTGGTTATGTCTTGCTTCCAAAATaacatttacttgtttatttgtttattggggGGGGGTGCAGGGTCCCTCTAcagagccttggctgttctggaactcactacctcagatttagagatctgcctgcctctgcctcccaagtgctagggttaaaagtATGCACCAACATGCCTGGCCAAAACGACACAGTTATAAAACTTGCTGGGGGCCCTGTTGTCTGCTATTGCCTAAAATTGACTGATTTACCTCTTCGACGCTCAGtgaatgtttgtgtgttgttttgggAACAGTGgcgagagagagagcagcagTTGTGTTTGTGTAGACCACGTGTGTGCTGAGGGCCGTGTTTGTGTAGACCACGTGTGTGCTGAAGACCTGTGGTTAACTTGTCTTTTCCTTGGTCCAGGGTGAGAAGAAGGCCAAGACCACTGTGCTGACAGCTGCACTCCTGCTGTCTGGCGTTCCTGCTGAGGTGATTAGTCGCTCCATGGAGACCTATAGCAAGATGGCCGAGGTTTTCACGGATCTCTGTGTCTActttttcactttcattttttgtCATGAACTGCTTGATTATTGGGGTTCTGAAGTACCCTGAAACTTAAAGAACTCAGAAGTTTACAAGTGAAAACAATTTCCCTTCTACATTGCACTCACTGTCTCTAATGGGGACAAATTGGTTTATACCTttatgaaattctttttctttactgaaGACCAGTTGATTAGTTTCCCTGGTTTAAAAGGGTTGAGTTTGTATCAGCAAAGGTATGAGTAACTAAATAGGTTAACAATGTTAATGGTTTTTCATGTTTAATTAGAAACCcagtcttctctctttcccctgaCTTCTGAGGTTTGTAGTCCCTCTGTGGGACCCGGCTAGTACTTATAGGGGAGTAGATGAGCGTGGTGTCAGCGTGCCTAGAGGACTGTGACGTGTATCTGTGTTATCCTATCCCGA harbors:
- the Camlg gene encoding calcium signal-modulating cyclophilin ligand; this encodes MEPGTVSTDGGDRPAGPSGMSASQRRAELRRRKLLMNSEQRINRIMGFHRPGSGAEEENQTKSKSQDSDKVNSLSVPSVSKRVVLGDSVSGGTTDQPSGVADVKGTHLGDKLDSFIQPPECSSNDGVELRQRSRGDPTAGTAQRASHHGLEQYLSRFEEAMKLRKQLISEKPSQEDGSAAEEFDSFRIFRLVGCALLALGVRAFVCKYLSIFAPFLTLQLAYMGLYKYFPKGEKKAKTTVLTAALLLSGVPAEVISRSMETYSKMAEVFTDLCVYFFTFIFCHELLDYWGSEVP